The following are encoded in a window of Impatiens glandulifera chromosome 5, dImpGla2.1, whole genome shotgun sequence genomic DNA:
- the LOC124939054 gene encoding xyloglucan endotransglucosylase protein 7-like: MESAQTMTEKNKNTLGKRKKPDRDAVLTSDRDESLCNYDDWATRGGLVKTDWTQAPFSSSYRNYDATACVWSASACKSSCNDYTLKSQSGDGGGDGWLNEELDSSSEESLKWV, translated from the exons ATGGAATCCGCTCAAACAATGACAGAGAAGAATAAAAACACTTTAGGTAAAAGGAAAAAGCCAGATAGAGATGCAGTGTTAACTTCAGATAGAGATGAAAG CTTATGCAACTACGACGATTGGGCCACAAGAGGCGGCCTGGTGAAGACGGATTGGACTCAGGCGCCGTTCTCATCGTCTTATCGGAATTACGACGCCACTGCCTGCGTTTGGTCGGCTTCTGCATGTAAGTCGTCTTGTAACGACTATACATTGAAATCGCAGTCCGGCGATGGCGGCGGCGATGGGTGGCTGAATGAAGAGCTGGATAGTAGTAGTGAAGAGAGTCTAAAATGGGTATAA